In Sporosarcina psychrophila, a genomic segment contains:
- a CDS encoding YkoF family thiamine/hydroxymethylpyrimidine-binding protein, producing the protein MKKNLITLQFSIHPMTNNFIEIIKGALQGVNTSNVTMSTDDVASTMIGEQEAVFDAVKAMIIHASKSGTHIAFNGTFSSGCPSVVHEFHEPSEQKFRINQESYAPFQQYVSAKFNLYPLGQPDYMDSIGSEISRLKNSDLYNATSKNGSGLHGDVHPVFLFLEDSFSSVQSHVIMTVNMSVNSPSHKNV; encoded by the coding sequence ATGAAAAAAAATTTGATCACTCTCCAATTTTCCATCCATCCGATGACTAACAACTTTATCGAAATCATAAAAGGTGCACTCCAAGGAGTCAACACTTCAAATGTGACAATGTCTACAGACGACGTAGCTTCAACTATGATTGGCGAGCAGGAAGCTGTCTTTGACGCTGTGAAAGCGATGATAATTCACGCCTCAAAAAGTGGGACTCATATAGCATTCAATGGTACGTTTTCCTCGGGATGTCCTTCGGTAGTTCATGAATTCCATGAACCTTCCGAACAAAAATTCCGTATTAATCAAGAATCATACGCTCCATTTCAACAATATGTTTCCGCTAAGTTCAATTTATATCCTTTGGGTCAACCTGATTATATGGATAGTATAGGCTCCGAAATTAGCCGGTTGAAAAACAGTGATTTGTACAATGCGACTTCAAAAAATGGTAGTGGTTTACACGGCGATGTTCACCCAGTATTTTTATTCTTAGAGGATAGTTTTTCAAGTGTTCAGTCACATGTAATCATGACCGTGAATATGAGTGTGAATAGTCCCTCGCATAAGAACGTTTAA
- a CDS encoding HD domain-containing protein — MIKTIEKCMQIVIGIYNKFDASHDFAHIQRVMKNAEEILVREPSANEEVVRLAVLLHDIEDAKYKSDDNPSILDILQEIGLEDELTKKVVACIESVSFSGGNAKDITSIDGAIVRDADRLDAIGAIGIARTFAFGGARGRKLYDTDEMVRVNMSETEYRSKETASVTHFYEKLLLLKELMVTEEGKRLAEQRHDYMEGFLKQLDREIGS, encoded by the coding sequence ATGATAAAAACGATTGAAAAATGCATGCAGATAGTCATTGGAATTTACAATAAGTTCGATGCAAGTCATGATTTCGCTCATATCCAACGCGTAATGAAAAATGCGGAAGAAATCTTGGTTCGGGAGCCTTCAGCGAATGAGGAAGTTGTCCGTCTTGCTGTTTTGTTGCATGATATCGAAGATGCTAAATATAAATCAGATGACAACCCATCCATCCTAGACATTTTACAGGAAATTGGTCTCGAAGATGAATTAACTAAGAAAGTAGTAGCGTGTATTGAAAGCGTGTCATTCAGTGGTGGTAATGCGAAGGACATCACGTCCATCGATGGAGCCATTGTGCGCGATGCAGACCGGCTTGATGCAATCGGTGCTATTGGGATTGCACGCACATTTGCGTTCGGCGGTGCAAGGGGAAGGAAGCTATACGATACAGACGAGATGGTTCGTGTTAATATGTCTGAAACAGAATACCGTAGCAAGGAAACGGCATCAGTTACACATTTCTATGAAAAGTTGTTGCTGTTAAAAGAGTTGATGGTGACTGAAGAAGGGAAGCGGCTCGCGGAGCAACGACATGACTATATGGAAGGTTTTTTGAAACAATTAGATCGTGAAATCGGTTCTTAA
- a CDS encoding cold-shock protein, with translation MYQGKVKWFSNDKGYGFIEADDGEDVFVHFTGILSEGFKTLDEGQSVSFEIIEGNRGPQAANVLKLGDE, from the coding sequence ATGTACCAGGGAAAAGTCAAATGGTTCAGTAATGATAAAGGCTATGGTTTCATCGAAGCGGATGACGGGGAAGATGTGTTTGTCCACTTTACCGGTATTCTATCTGAAGGCTTTAAAACGCTTGATGAAGGACAATCCGTATCCTTCGAAATCATCGAAGGGAATCGCGGTCCTCAGGCAGCGAATGTCTTAAAACTTGGAGATGAATGA
- a CDS encoding zinc-finger domain-containing protein has translation MNKTIIMNEIDGILDAYCDGCFLKTQLSKDKGKSGSHKFCITVCTIGEQLRFLGQEMNKNTK, from the coding sequence ATGAATAAAACAATCATTATGAATGAAATAGATGGAATTCTAGATGCCTATTGCGATGGCTGCTTCCTGAAAACACAGCTGTCAAAAGACAAAGGGAAGTCGGGATCACATAAGTTTTGTATTACCGTGTGTACGATCGGAGAGCAGCTTCGGTTTCTAGGCCAGGAAATGAATAAAAACACAAAATAA
- a CDS encoding ribonuclease HI family protein encodes MIELYVDGASAGNPGKSGIGIFIKGEGHAIKLSEKIEPTDNHSAEFQALLRGLEETSKLTTGMVSARSDSQIVVMAVEKKFVKNEAYKEYLKKILEFADTFDFFFIKWIPDVDNRAADALAREAIHKKD; translated from the coding sequence ATGATTGAGTTGTACGTAGACGGCGCAAGTGCAGGAAATCCCGGGAAAAGTGGTATTGGAATTTTCATAAAAGGTGAGGGCCATGCAATAAAGTTATCCGAAAAAATCGAACCTACGGATAATCATTCTGCCGAATTCCAAGCACTGTTACGCGGCTTGGAAGAAACATCCAAACTGACGACTGGCATGGTATCAGCTCGTTCTGATTCCCAAATCGTTGTCATGGCCGTGGAAAAGAAATTCGTGAAAAATGAAGCATATAAAGAATACTTGAAAAAAATACTTGAGTTTGCAGACACGTTTGACTTTTTTTTCATCAAATGGATTCCCGATGTAGATAACCGCGCTGCAGACGCACTTGCACGAGAAGCAATTCATAAAAAAGACTGA
- a CDS encoding metallophosphoesterase family protein → MHYALLGDIHSSKEDLEKVLMDISEKYPEAVRVGTGDLFECIISKKNITDQKFTKLKDVMIIPEGFTELLTFLSVSGNQEDRIMMITETDDPLREKLGTMPEMLDIATAKIIHGHQWKWGGEPWALIQAEVDESPVFYGHSHTSKLSRNGVNEAIEFGIPYDVSGDKVLVNVGAVVIDREWALYNVSENTVTFMKA, encoded by the coding sequence ATGCATTATGCACTTCTTGGTGACATACATTCCTCTAAAGAGGATTTAGAAAAAGTACTCATGGATATTTCGGAGAAGTATCCGGAAGCAGTCCGTGTCGGGACGGGCGATCTGTTTGAATGCATAATTAGTAAAAAGAATATTACTGATCAGAAGTTTACGAAACTTAAAGACGTTATGATCATTCCAGAAGGGTTTACCGAGCTATTAACATTCTTGTCGGTTAGCGGCAATCAGGAAGACCGAATAATGATGATTACAGAAACAGACGATCCGCTTCGAGAAAAACTGGGCACTATGCCGGAAATGCTGGACATTGCGACGGCTAAAATAATCCATGGTCATCAGTGGAAATGGGGCGGTGAACCGTGGGCGCTTATTCAAGCGGAAGTGGATGAATCTCCCGTGTTTTATGGGCATAGTCATACGTCCAAATTATCCCGAAATGGTGTGAATGAAGCAATTGAATTTGGAATTCCATATGATGTAAGTGGTGACAAGGTCCTCGTGAATGTAGGGGCAGTCGTCATTGATCGAGAATGGGCGCTGTATAATGTATCGGAGAATACGGTTACTTTTATGAAAGCCTAA
- a CDS encoding sulfurtransferase — protein MATVFVSIKDIDYAKFKWVDTRFSLQDVDEGKQKYTKSHVTGAVYWDLEHDLSDMTKSEGRHPMPEKATLTELFRTSGLSIDDQIIVYDDGGSPFATRAWWLLQYAGFNNSYIALEGFQAMKEAGLPLDNRPPEPLRTSVTPQWDETIYAPREHVEEIVAGKTASVLLDARSAERYRGEKEPIDPIAGRIPGALNFDWEQLKKGGAFNLDGAVREQLHTVVEPAEEVTVYCGSGVTAAPLYALLKHNGYEKARLYVGSYSDWISQQGVKVEKD, from the coding sequence TTGGCTACCGTTTTTGTTTCGATAAAAGATATTGATTATGCTAAATTCAAATGGGTAGATACACGTTTTTCATTGCAAGATGTGGATGAAGGCAAGCAGAAATACACAAAAAGCCATGTAACAGGGGCAGTTTACTGGGATCTCGAACATGATTTGTCCGACATGACGAAATCGGAAGGAAGACATCCGATGCCAGAGAAGGCGACTTTGACCGAGCTCTTCAGAACGAGTGGACTTTCAATTGACGACCAAATCATCGTTTATGATGACGGTGGAAGCCCTTTTGCAACTCGTGCTTGGTGGCTATTGCAATATGCTGGATTTAACAATTCATATATCGCACTTGAAGGATTCCAGGCAATGAAAGAAGCGGGTTTACCTTTAGATAATCGTCCACCGGAGCCACTGAGGACTTCAGTTACTCCTCAGTGGGATGAAACAATCTATGCCCCTAGAGAGCACGTTGAAGAAATAGTGGCTGGAAAAACAGCGAGTGTCCTGCTAGATGCCCGCTCAGCAGAGAGATACCGGGGGGAGAAGGAACCAATCGACCCGATCGCTGGACGGATTCCAGGAGCGCTAAACTTTGACTGGGAGCAATTAAAAAAAGGAGGCGCCTTCAATTTGGATGGTGCTGTAAGAGAGCAATTGCATACTGTGGTGGAACCGGCAGAAGAAGTAACGGTTTATTGTGGTAGCGGTGTAACAGCAGCCCCATTATATGCTTTACTCAAACACAATGGCTATGAGAAGGCCCGTCTGTATGTCGGAAGCTATAGCGACTGGATATCACAACAAGGGGTCAAAGTCGAAAAAGATTGA
- a CDS encoding dynamin family protein, producing the protein MPELDNLLQQAATYGLVFQKNDDEDRFKKTALFAKKLIDKEYTIGFSGHFSAGKSSMINALTGQDLLPSSPIPTSANIVKVRKTETDFAIIHHTDGTAVKYGGHGFPAAVKSFSKDGAAVSLVEIGHTESNLPEGITVMDTPGVDSTDDAHRLSTESALHLADLVFYTMDYNHVQSELNFRFTKELMRYNDNVYLIINQIDKHRDSELPFVEFKKSVEDSFKMWGVVPKGIFYTSLKDLTHPHNDFSAVKAIVDGSMENWQERFVDNAEMTLVKLKDEHSQFLSDEIVERKNTFSEIVSEDEWTKQVELQEEALESKKMLKLLSGDAFSLTFEKERNDLLQGAAITPYETRELLKNYLESLSSRFKVGILFGAKKTAEEKARRKDALADNMGKLVHAQIEVHLKTLMKKSLKEVGILTDEQSLVIDEINLTIPFSDIEKEFNVSDTITGDTVLNYSERMRTTIQATFRRMTEDWKHAMSEIALVAGNDNAGILEQKVYRLDEKLHAIQQVSEVEAQLANLEHEIIGSTAEVNALLQQWKVQKTLQLVEYNEAEEVLILENTSDHTAEVEQVQREVATLDSDSVVKHAIRIANSVEAIPGFMETADYLRKKADRLDGQEFTVALFGAFSAGKSSFSNALIGENVLPVSPNPTTAAINRIRPISVGKEDKTADILLKTTDRMTEDVFRSFEALGVGATSLTDAFQKADDALNTELTDESLHIHKAFIAAFKRGYPLYHEALGTIIKVGQEEFVKCVAEEDRSCFVESIDFYYDCELTRKGITLVDTPGADSINARHTDVAFEYIRNADAILFITYYNHAFARADREFLVQLGRVKDAFELDKMFFVVNAIDLASDAEEAEAVKTFVGDELRKFGIRNPRVHGISSLQALEAKVDNRMDPFMAPFEEEFHHFLEHDLKGLAVQALEEEALKTIERLSSLISRTETNRTRKAERLDELNKLEGEVRQHFTHKFTQVLTKATHDELSELVYYILQRVFLRFGDFFKEAYSPSVFVNNSADRALNGALAETVQMIGFDLTQELKVTNLRMLNFMKKQLTNRQRLEISGLYEKDNSIAPSPYEPQDADMLSFGAPYTDSNKYRSVNRLFKNQKAFFEKGERDILKARLEELLKTDASIYLGLEKELLEKWADRWIDSEAEGLRQHLLKESLNQIASERTLLQGTEQLSEWRTVYEKLQIEEWV; encoded by the coding sequence ATGCCAGAATTAGATAACTTATTACAACAAGCCGCGACATACGGCCTAGTTTTTCAAAAAAATGATGATGAAGACCGCTTTAAGAAAACGGCGTTATTCGCCAAAAAACTCATAGATAAAGAATATACGATTGGATTTTCCGGTCATTTTTCCGCCGGTAAATCGTCGATGATCAATGCGTTGACTGGCCAAGACTTACTGCCGTCAAGCCCGATTCCGACAAGTGCTAACATTGTGAAAGTGCGGAAAACTGAAACGGATTTTGCTATTATCCATCATACGGACGGTACCGCAGTGAAATACGGCGGGCACGGATTTCCGGCTGCCGTTAAGTCGTTTAGTAAGGATGGTGCGGCCGTTTCACTCGTTGAAATTGGTCATACGGAATCGAATTTACCAGAAGGAATTACCGTTATGGATACACCCGGTGTGGACTCAACGGATGATGCACATCGTCTTTCGACAGAATCCGCACTGCATCTCGCGGATCTCGTCTTCTACACGATGGATTACAATCATGTGCAATCGGAATTGAATTTCCGTTTCACGAAAGAATTGATGCGTTACAACGATAACGTTTATTTGATTATCAACCAAATTGATAAACACCGTGACAGTGAGTTACCATTTGTGGAGTTCAAAAAATCGGTTGAGGATTCATTTAAAATGTGGGGTGTCGTACCGAAAGGGATTTTTTATACCTCATTGAAAGATTTAACGCACCCGCATAATGATTTTAGTGCCGTGAAAGCGATTGTTGATGGGTCGATGGAAAACTGGCAAGAACGATTCGTCGACAATGCTGAGATGACGTTAGTAAAACTGAAGGATGAGCATAGCCAATTCTTGTCTGATGAAATCGTGGAACGAAAAAACACATTCTCCGAAATTGTTTCAGAAGATGAATGGACAAAGCAAGTTGAGCTCCAAGAAGAGGCTTTAGAATCTAAAAAAATGCTGAAGCTTCTCTCGGGAGATGCATTTTCTTTAACATTTGAAAAAGAACGAAATGACCTATTGCAAGGGGCGGCAATTACACCATATGAAACACGTGAACTGCTGAAAAACTATTTGGAATCGCTGTCGTCTAGATTTAAAGTTGGTATTTTGTTCGGTGCGAAAAAGACGGCGGAAGAAAAGGCACGAAGGAAAGATGCACTTGCTGACAATATGGGCAAACTTGTTCATGCCCAAATTGAAGTCCATCTAAAGACGCTTATGAAAAAATCGTTGAAAGAAGTGGGGATTTTAACGGATGAGCAATCACTAGTGATTGACGAAATCAACTTAACGATCCCATTTTCTGATATAGAAAAAGAGTTTAATGTATCTGATACCATAACTGGCGACACCGTCCTCAACTATTCTGAACGCATGAGAACAACGATTCAAGCCACATTTAGGCGAATGACCGAGGATTGGAAACACGCAATGTCCGAAATTGCATTAGTAGCGGGGAATGACAACGCTGGTATTCTTGAACAAAAAGTGTACCGATTGGATGAGAAGTTACATGCAATCCAACAGGTAAGTGAAGTGGAAGCTCAATTGGCAAATCTCGAACATGAAATTATAGGCTCGACTGCGGAAGTCAATGCACTTCTTCAACAGTGGAAAGTACAGAAAACGCTACAATTAGTCGAATACAACGAAGCGGAAGAAGTACTTATCCTAGAGAATACCTCTGACCACACGGCAGAAGTCGAGCAAGTTCAGCGAGAAGTAGCTACTTTGGATTCGGATTCAGTGGTTAAGCACGCTATTCGTATCGCGAATTCGGTTGAAGCGATTCCAGGTTTTATGGAAACAGCAGACTACCTTCGAAAAAAAGCTGACCGACTAGATGGGCAAGAATTCACTGTTGCGCTATTCGGTGCGTTTAGTGCAGGGAAATCATCTTTTTCCAATGCATTAATTGGTGAAAATGTCTTACCGGTTTCTCCAAATCCAACTACTGCAGCCATCAATCGAATACGTCCGATTTCAGTGGGAAAAGAAGATAAAACGGCCGATATTTTATTGAAAACAACAGACCGGATGACAGAAGATGTTTTCCGCTCTTTTGAAGCACTTGGTGTTGGCGCAACATCGTTGACTGATGCTTTTCAAAAAGCAGATGATGCACTAAATACAGAATTGACGGATGAGAGTCTCCATATCCATAAAGCATTTATTGCCGCATTCAAGAGAGGGTATCCTCTTTATCATGAAGCACTTGGCACAATTATTAAGGTCGGGCAGGAAGAATTCGTTAAATGTGTTGCTGAAGAAGACCGAAGCTGTTTCGTCGAATCAATCGACTTCTACTATGATTGTGAATTGACTAGGAAAGGAATCACCCTCGTTGACACACCAGGGGCCGACTCCATTAATGCACGTCATACCGATGTTGCATTTGAATATATCCGAAATGCGGATGCGATTCTTTTCATCACGTATTATAATCATGCATTTGCGAGGGCAGACAGGGAGTTCCTAGTCCAGCTTGGTCGTGTGAAGGATGCTTTCGAGCTTGATAAGATGTTTTTTGTTGTCAATGCAATTGACCTTGCATCTGACGCGGAAGAGGCGGAAGCGGTTAAAACATTCGTAGGGGATGAACTACGGAAGTTTGGTATCCGTAATCCTAGAGTTCATGGCATTTCAAGTTTGCAGGCACTCGAGGCGAAAGTGGATAATCGGATGGATCCATTTATGGCGCCTTTTGAAGAAGAATTCCATCATTTCCTTGAACACGATCTAAAAGGACTTGCTGTTCAGGCACTCGAAGAAGAGGCGTTAAAAACGATTGAACGACTCTCGTCACTTATTAGCCGGACAGAAACGAATCGAACTCGTAAGGCAGAAAGATTGGACGAATTGAACAAGCTTGAAGGAGAAGTGCGTCAACATTTCACACATAAGTTTACACAAGTGCTAACAAAAGCGACTCATGATGAACTAAGCGAACTTGTCTATTACATTTTACAACGTGTATTTTTACGTTTCGGTGATTTCTTCAAAGAGGCATACAGTCCATCTGTTTTCGTTAACAATTCAGCAGATCGGGCATTGAATGGTGCACTCGCTGAAACCGTGCAGATGATTGGATTTGATTTGACACAAGAGCTTAAGGTGACAAATTTACGGATGCTAAACTTCATGAAAAAGCAGTTGACAAATCGGCAGCGTTTAGAAATTTCGGGGTTATATGAAAAAGATAACTCCATAGCACCTTCACCGTATGAACCACAAGATGCTGATATGTTGTCTTTCGGAGCTCCATACACTGATTCTAATAAATATAGAAGTGTCAACCGATTGTTCAAAAATCAGAAAGCATTCTTCGAAAAGGGAGAGCGCGATATCTTGAAAGCACGACTGGAAGAATTATTGAAGACAGATGCATCAATCTATCTTGGGCTTGAAAAAGAACTGCTTGAAAAGTGGGCAGACCGTTGGATTGACAGTGAAGCGGAAGGGCTTAGACAGCACTTGTTGAAAGAGAGTTTGAATCAGATTGCCTCTGAGCGAACACTTCTTCAAGGAACGGAACAACTAAGCGAATGGCGTACAGTATATGAGAAACTACAAATTGAGGAGTGGGTTTGA
- a CDS encoding chemotaxis protein CheX, producing the protein MSTSKNVQMILNGTISSLSTVIPVKLDVLAPSITVQPYEQKEISVLIGLVGGIKGRLIIDASLDAINTIGQAMFGMSIEGEMIESFTGELGNMVAGNLCTILEKDGLILDISPPTVMTGTTKFYGFKQAFKLPVKIDGGGMLTVLLTIDEN; encoded by the coding sequence ATGAGCACTTCGAAGAATGTACAAATGATTTTAAATGGGACAATCTCTTCACTATCAACTGTTATTCCGGTCAAATTGGATGTCCTTGCTCCGTCGATTACAGTTCAACCGTATGAACAAAAAGAGATAAGCGTCTTAATTGGACTTGTCGGAGGCATAAAAGGAAGGCTTATCATTGATGCATCTTTAGACGCCATTAATACGATTGGACAAGCAATGTTTGGCATGTCAATCGAAGGTGAAATGATTGAATCATTCACAGGCGAGCTTGGCAATATGGTTGCTGGAAACTTATGTACAATACTCGAAAAAGACGGCCTCATCCTTGATATTTCCCCCCCTACCGTGATGACGGGAACAACGAAATTTTATGGTTTTAAACAGGCATTTAAATTGCCAGTCAAGATCGACGGCGGCGGAATGTTGACTGTCCTGTTAACAATTGATGAAAATTAA
- a CDS encoding carboxypeptidase M32, with the protein MSTEENFVALLKKMSAYSEAVSIMYWDMRTGAPKKGIPARSEAVGTLSTELFKLSVSEEMGGYLEELGNRKDTLNPILLKTVEEVKKEYDLSKKIPAEEYREFVVLTSQSESAWEEAKEKADFDMFLPYLEKIVATTKKFIGYWGEKDGNPYNTLLDQYEPGMTTDIIDEVFGQLKETIVPLVKKISESGNQPDTSFLFKKFPKENQKAFSHEILKQLGYDFDAGRLDETVHPFATGINIGDVRITTKYDENDFRSAVFGTIHECGHALYEQNIDLELEGLPVADGTSMGIHESQSLFYEQFVGHNENFWTYNFDLLKSQSPEQFEGVALEDFLRAINVSKPSLIRIEADELTYPLHIMIRYEIEKGIFNGDYEVVDLPEIWNDKYEEYLGIRPKNNGEGILQDVHWAGGSFGYFPSYALGYMYAAQLKVAMLKDLPNFDELCGNGDFGPILDWLTEHVHKYGKMKQPLEIIKDATGEGLNAKYLADYLSEKYTKLYNL; encoded by the coding sequence ATGTCTACAGAAGAGAATTTCGTAGCTTTGCTAAAGAAAATGAGTGCATACTCAGAAGCCGTTTCAATCATGTATTGGGATATGCGTACGGGCGCACCGAAAAAAGGCATTCCGGCAAGATCGGAAGCGGTCGGTACATTATCGACAGAACTATTTAAATTGAGTGTCTCAGAGGAAATGGGTGGCTATCTCGAGGAACTAGGCAATAGGAAAGACACACTTAACCCGATTTTGTTGAAAACAGTTGAAGAAGTAAAAAAAGAATATGACTTAAGCAAAAAAATTCCGGCGGAGGAGTACCGTGAATTTGTCGTTCTGACTTCTCAATCGGAATCAGCATGGGAAGAAGCGAAAGAGAAAGCTGATTTTGACATGTTCCTTCCATATCTTGAGAAAATCGTGGCAACGACTAAAAAGTTCATTGGCTATTGGGGAGAAAAAGATGGCAATCCGTACAATACATTGCTCGATCAATATGAACCGGGGATGACAACAGACATCATCGATGAAGTTTTCGGCCAATTGAAAGAGACAATCGTGCCACTTGTGAAGAAAATTTCAGAATCAGGTAACCAACCCGATACGTCATTTTTATTCAAAAAATTTCCGAAAGAAAATCAGAAAGCATTCAGTCATGAGATATTGAAGCAACTTGGTTATGACTTCGATGCAGGTCGATTGGATGAAACCGTTCATCCATTTGCCACAGGCATCAATATAGGGGATGTCCGAATTACGACGAAGTACGATGAAAATGATTTCCGTTCCGCCGTTTTTGGAACAATTCATGAATGCGGACATGCACTTTACGAACAAAATATTGATTTAGAACTTGAAGGATTACCAGTAGCAGATGGTACTTCGATGGGGATTCATGAATCGCAGTCATTATTCTATGAACAGTTTGTCGGACATAATGAAAACTTTTGGACGTATAATTTTGATTTATTAAAGAGCCAATCACCTGAACAGTTTGAAGGCGTAGCGCTCGAAGATTTCCTTCGTGCAATCAATGTGTCAAAACCATCGCTTATACGGATTGAAGCAGATGAACTGACGTACCCACTTCACATTATGATTCGTTATGAAATTGAAAAAGGGATTTTTAACGGCGATTATGAAGTGGTAGACCTTCCTGAAATTTGGAATGATAAATATGAGGAATACCTGGGTATCCGTCCAAAAAATAACGGTGAAGGTATTTTACAAGACGTTCACTGGGCTGGCGGATCCTTCGGTTATTTCCCGTCATATGCACTTGGCTATATGTACGCAGCTCAATTGAAAGTGGCAATGTTAAAAGACCTACCTAATTTTGATGAACTTTGTGGAAATGGTGATTTTGGCCCGATTCTTGACTGGTTAACTGAACATGTTCACAAATACGGCAAGATGAAACAGCCACTTGAAATTATTAAAGATGCGACAGGTGAAGGATTGAACGCCAAATATTTAGCAGATTACTTATCTGAAAAATACACGAAGTTATATAACTTATAA